In a single window of the Aridibaculum aurantiacum genome:
- a CDS encoding TlpA disulfide reductase family protein → MKKLLFLFFLPVFAIAQTNQKTSTKGFTIKGNIAGLKDSTFVFVSNPMADNKVLATGYSKKGSFFLFGNVDNADLHLINFVGYPEVKDFFLSNDSYTITGDAKSLNAVKIAGSSLHKDYEVFNQKFDPVKNKMNNLANTINATPQSPSRDSMLQVFENGKQQVVKLAGEFVKARPASPVSAFVLLYTSPVFNNLQLLEEQYEQLSEEVKQTEHAKQVYAAIVKNKVGMEGTQALDFTQNDTANIPVSLSSFRGKYVLVDFWASWCGPCRHENPNVVAAYNAFKDKNFTVLGVSLDQVRQKWIDAIKVDNLTWTHVSDLKFWNNEAAQLYKIQGIPANLLIDPTGKIIARNLRGEQLHQVLSQVVK, encoded by the coding sequence ATGAAAAAGCTTCTCTTTTTATTCTTCCTACCGGTATTTGCTATTGCCCAAACTAACCAGAAGACTTCCACTAAAGGATTTACTATTAAAGGCAACATTGCTGGATTAAAAGACAGCACTTTTGTTTTTGTAAGTAATCCAATGGCAGACAACAAAGTGCTGGCAACAGGTTATAGCAAAAAAGGAAGCTTCTTCTTATTTGGCAATGTCGACAATGCTGACCTTCACCTTATAAACTTTGTTGGTTATCCTGAGGTCAAAGATTTCTTCTTATCTAACGACTCTTATACCATTACCGGTGATGCAAAATCTTTGAATGCAGTGAAAATAGCAGGAAGCAGCTTGCACAAGGATTATGAAGTATTCAACCAGAAGTTCGATCCTGTAAAAAACAAGATGAACAACCTGGCGAATACAATCAATGCTACCCCTCAAAGCCCTTCCCGCGATTCAATGCTACAAGTATTTGAGAATGGAAAACAGCAGGTTGTAAAACTAGCTGGTGAGTTTGTTAAAGCACGTCCAGCTTCGCCGGTTAGTGCATTCGTATTGCTTTATACCAGCCCTGTTTTTAATAATCTACAGCTTCTAGAAGAACAATACGAACAACTATCAGAAGAGGTAAAACAGACTGAGCATGCAAAGCAGGTATATGCTGCCATAGTGAAAAACAAAGTAGGTATGGAAGGCACGCAGGCACTTGACTTCACACAAAATGATACAGCAAATATTCCCGTTTCACTTTCTTCTTTCAGGGGTAAATATGTACTGGTTGATTTTTGGGCTAGCTGGTGTGGACCTTGCCGTCACGAAAATCCAAATGTAGTTGCTGCATACAATGCCTTTAAGGATAAAAATTTCACAGTGCTTGGCGTATCACTAGACCAGGTTAGGCAAAAATGGATAGATGCCATCAAAGTTGATAATCTTACCTGGACACATGTAAGCGACCTTAAGTTCTGGAACAATGAAGCTGCACAGTTGTACAAAATACAAGGCATCCCAGCTAACCTGCTGATCGATCCTACAGGAAAAATAATAGCGCGTAACCTTCGTGGAGAGCAATTACACCAGGTGCTTAGCCAGGTGGTTAAGTAG
- a CDS encoding hemolysin family protein, translating into MTEIFLILGLILLNGLFSMAEIALISARKARLELQAHKGDTRAKEALKLSNHPDNFLSTVQIGITLIGILTGIFSGEKLKSDFIEYLNGFEATKAYSNTLATLIVVIIVTYLTLIFGELLPKRIGLSRPEGIAKFAAAPMRWISRITYPFIWLLSNSTSLLVKLFGIQKNDAMVTEEEIRAIISEGTEHGAIEETEQQIIERVFHLGDRNIASLMTHRNDLVWFDMSCTAGEIKPKLHEVIHSAYPVCEGTIDNIKGIVTIKDVLLADDAVLISDLMRPALYVPENNSVYKVLEKFKTANFNSCFIVNEYGSVEGMMTLNDILEAIVGDIAPGDEDDYEIVEREDGSFLVDAQIPFYDFLSHFERTEYLEKDENSFNTLAGFILDQLQAIPKTGDHLEWRAFNIEIVDMDAQRIDKVLVKVTDEVESEEEES; encoded by the coding sequence ATGACCGAAATATTTTTAATTCTTGGACTTATATTATTAAATGGGCTTTTTTCCATGGCTGAAATAGCCCTGATTTCTGCAAGAAAAGCACGATTGGAACTGCAAGCCCACAAAGGCGACACCCGTGCAAAAGAGGCTTTGAAATTGTCCAATCACCCGGACAATTTCCTTTCCACTGTCCAGATAGGCATTACCTTGATCGGTATCCTGACGGGTATTTTCTCAGGTGAAAAATTAAAATCTGATTTCATTGAGTACCTCAATGGCTTTGAAGCAACCAAAGCTTACAGCAATACATTGGCTACACTGATTGTAGTTATCATTGTTACCTACCTGACGCTGATCTTTGGTGAGCTGCTTCCAAAAAGAATTGGCTTATCGCGCCCTGAAGGCATAGCAAAATTTGCCGCAGCGCCTATGCGGTGGATCTCCCGTATCACTTATCCGTTTATCTGGCTACTCTCCAACAGTACCAGCTTGTTGGTGAAGCTTTTTGGCATCCAAAAAAATGATGCAATGGTAACGGAGGAAGAGATTAGGGCCATCATAAGTGAAGGAACAGAACATGGCGCTATTGAAGAGACAGAGCAGCAGATCATTGAACGTGTGTTTCACCTGGGCGACAGGAATATTGCCTCACTTATGACCCATCGCAACGATCTTGTATGGTTTGATATGAGCTGCACTGCCGGCGAGATCAAACCGAAATTGCATGAAGTGATCCATTCCGCTTACCCTGTTTGCGAGGGAACCATTGATAATATCAAGGGCATTGTGACCATTAAAGATGTTTTGCTGGCGGATGATGCGGTGTTGATAAGCGACCTGATGAGGCCTGCTTTATATGTCCCTGAAAACAACTCAGTGTACAAGGTGCTGGAGAAATTCAAAACTGCAAATTTCAATAGCTGTTTTATAGTAAATGAATATGGCAGTGTAGAAGGCATGATGACCTTGAATGACATCCTGGAAGCAATCGTAGGCGACATTGCGCCAGGCGATGAGGATGATTACGAAATAGTAGAACGGGAGGATGGCAGCTTCCTGGTAGACGCACAAATACCATTCTATGATTTCTTAAGTCATTTTGAGCGGACGGAATACCTGGAAAAAGATGAGAATTCTTTCAATACGCTTGCAGGTTTTATATTGGATCAACTGCAGGCTATACCTAAAACCGGCGACCATCTTGAATGGCGTGCATTCAATATTGAGATAGTGGATATGGATGCACAGCGTATAGATAAGGTATTGGTGAAGGTGACAGACGAAGTAGAATCTGAAGAAGAAGAAAGTTAA
- the hisF gene encoding imidazole glycerol phosphate synthase subunit HisF, which produces MLTKRIIPCLDIKDGRTVKGVNFENIRDAGDPVELAALYAKAGADELVFLDITATVEKRKTLSQLVNRVSHKINIPFTVGGGISTVDDVSVLLSNGADKISVNTAAFKNPGLIDQLAGNFGSQCIVLAIDARQEEDGEWYVYLNGGRTKTEAKCFDWAKEGVERGAGEILLTSMNNDGTKKGFALDITKKLATELPVPVIASGGGGTMEHFKDVFENGCAEAALAASIFHFKEIAIPDLKQYLHQENIIVRI; this is translated from the coding sequence ATGCTGACCAAAAGAATAATCCCATGCCTGGATATAAAAGATGGCAGAACGGTTAAGGGTGTCAACTTTGAGAACATTCGCGACGCCGGTGATCCTGTAGAGTTAGCAGCATTATATGCGAAAGCTGGCGCTGATGAACTGGTATTTTTAGACATTACGGCTACTGTTGAAAAAAGAAAAACCTTAAGTCAACTCGTGAACCGCGTTTCGCATAAGATCAATATTCCTTTCACAGTAGGTGGCGGTATAAGTACAGTAGATGATGTAAGTGTTTTACTCAGTAATGGCGCCGATAAAATATCCGTTAATACTGCTGCGTTTAAAAACCCGGGGCTGATTGATCAGTTGGCTGGAAATTTTGGCTCGCAGTGTATCGTGCTGGCTATAGATGCTCGCCAGGAGGAAGATGGAGAATGGTATGTATACCTGAATGGTGGTCGCACCAAAACAGAAGCAAAATGTTTTGATTGGGCAAAAGAAGGAGTAGAAAGAGGCGCCGGTGAAATCTTGCTAACCTCTATGAACAATGACGGTACTAAAAAAGGTTTTGCTTTAGATATCACTAAAAAGCTGGCTACAGAACTACCGGTGCCTGTAATTGCTTCTGGTGGCGGAGGCACTATGGAGCATTTTAAAGATGTATTTGAGAATGGTTGTGCAGAAGCCGCACTCGCAGCAAGTATTTTTCATTTTAAAGAGATCGCTATACCTGATCTGAAACAGTATTTGCACCAGGAAAACATTATTGTAAGAATATGA
- a CDS encoding LTA synthase family protein — protein sequence MQTLKVPRYIQWIVITGIIFLLIMSLLRLILVFAFPHPSDLSSLVPAFLLGLRFDLRVIGIISLLTFLQGCIKPLHPIRARRGVAVTFFTWSVFLVLLSLSYTIDFAHYAYLSQRLNGSVLNYVDDAKISMKMVWQTYPVLLILAGLIGGFLLMLGIVKLTYNHILSKPITSTRKSSVIWGILFFLMLAVAIFGRVGQYPLRWSDAFGLSDDYKAQVALNPFQSFFSSLNFRHSTYDQKLVREHYPWMAQHLGVDNPNIDSLNYLRVVPANAGVAGKPLNVVLVIAESFSTYKSSMVANPLNTTPFFNQMVQQGVYFSNCFTPAYGTARGVWATLTGTPDVQLYKTASRNPAAVNQHIIMDDFAEHEKFYFLGGSTSWANIRGVLTNNIPNLHLYEEEDYKAAKVDVWGISDKNLFLEANKVLATQQKPFFAIIQTADNHRPYTIPAEDKGKFEIKEYPQDTLQKYGFTSIEEYRAFRYTDYCIQKYMEAASKEVYFNNTLFVFIGDHGIPGDAGNMLPRAYSEHSLTQHHVPLLFYAPSILPPATYDFASSQLDVMATIAGICGIGYTNTTMGKDLLKNTDPARQTAFLMNVDARRIGIIFNGIYYSYNIKGGGEVVASTTDNRPIQLTDSLRSTYRKATEAYYQTARYLLLNNRRK from the coding sequence ATGCAAACCTTAAAAGTACCCCGCTACATTCAATGGATCGTTATTACAGGGATTATATTTTTATTGATAATGTCTTTGCTGCGGTTGATCTTGGTGTTTGCCTTTCCTCATCCTTCTGATCTTTCGTCATTGGTGCCCGCCTTTTTGCTAGGGCTTCGTTTCGATCTGCGCGTTATAGGTATCATCAGCTTGCTTACTTTTTTACAAGGATGTATAAAACCACTTCATCCTATACGTGCAAGAAGGGGAGTGGCTGTTACTTTTTTTACCTGGTCAGTGTTCCTGGTGCTGCTGTCGCTATCCTATACAATCGATTTTGCTCATTATGCTTACTTATCGCAGCGGTTAAATGGAAGCGTATTAAATTATGTAGATGATGCCAAGATCTCAATGAAAATGGTTTGGCAGACTTACCCTGTGCTATTGATATTGGCAGGTTTGATAGGAGGTTTCCTATTGATGCTGGGCATTGTGAAGTTGACCTATAACCACATTCTTTCGAAGCCCATTACCAGCACCAGGAAGAGTAGTGTGATTTGGGGCATCTTGTTTTTCCTGATGCTTGCTGTGGCCATATTTGGTAGAGTAGGACAATATCCTTTACGCTGGAGCGATGCATTTGGATTAAGCGATGATTACAAAGCACAGGTAGCTCTAAATCCTTTTCAATCATTCTTTAGTTCTCTTAACTTCAGGCATAGTACCTACGATCAAAAGCTGGTGAGAGAACACTATCCATGGATGGCTCAACATCTTGGAGTAGATAATCCGAATATTGATTCGCTAAATTATTTACGCGTAGTTCCGGCTAATGCTGGTGTAGCAGGAAAACCATTGAATGTAGTGCTGGTAATTGCAGAATCATTCAGTACTTATAAAAGTTCTATGGTGGCGAACCCGCTTAACACCACTCCGTTCTTCAATCAAATGGTACAGCAGGGAGTGTATTTCAGCAACTGTTTTACACCTGCCTATGGTACAGCGAGAGGTGTTTGGGCCACGCTTACAGGCACACCAGATGTTCAGTTATATAAAACTGCCAGTCGCAATCCTGCCGCAGTAAACCAGCATATCATTATGGATGATTTTGCAGAACATGAAAAATTTTACTTCCTTGGTGGTAGCACCAGCTGGGCAAACATTCGTGGCGTGCTTACCAACAATATTCCTAACCTTCATCTTTATGAAGAAGAAGACTATAAAGCAGCGAAAGTTGATGTGTGGGGCATAAGCGATAAGAACCTTTTTCTTGAAGCCAACAAGGTGCTTGCTACGCAGCAGAAGCCATTCTTTGCTATCATCCAAACTGCAGATAACCATAGGCCATATACGATTCCTGCAGAAGATAAAGGTAAATTCGAGATCAAAGAATACCCTCAGGATACACTGCAGAAATATGGCTTTACCAGTATAGAAGAATACAGGGCGTTTAGGTATACTGATTACTGCATCCAGAAGTATATGGAAGCGGCATCTAAGGAAGTTTATTTCAATAATACATTGTTTGTTTTTATAGGTGATCATGGCATACCGGGCGATGCAGGCAATATGCTTCCGCGTGCTTACAGCGAGCATAGCCTTACACAGCACCACGTGCCTTTGTTGTTTTATGCACCATCTATACTGCCGCCTGCTACTTACGATTTTGCAAGTTCCCAGTTAGATGTTATGGCTACCATTGCGGGAATTTGTGGTATAGGATATACCAATACTACAATGGGAAAAGACCTTCTGAAAAATACAGATCCTGCAAGGCAAACAGCTTTCCTCATGAATGTAGATGCGCGCAGGATCGGCATTATCTTCAATGGCATTTACTACAGCTATAATATAAAAGGAGGCGGAGAAGTAGTAGCAAGCACTACAGATAATCGACCTATCCAATTGACAGATTCATTGCGATCAACGTATAGGAAAGCAACAGAAGCTTATTATCAAACTGCACGCTACTTACTGCTGAACAACAGGAGGAAATAA
- a CDS encoding class I SAM-dependent methyltransferase, whose protein sequence is MPDHNWFKDWFNSPYYHLLYKHRDDEEALSFIRALIKQLNPAPGSKILDVACGKGRHSKVLAELGYDVTGIDLSLESIEEAKTFETDTLHFFQHDMRLPFWINYFDYAFNFFTSFGYFRTLREHENAIRTIAQSMHSQGVFVMDYLNVHYAEDRLEKTHEKEIDGVVFRISRWHNDEHFFKQIQVSENGVIKHLFTEKVAKFSLGDFTDMFAYQGMQIQEVFGDYHFEHYDVRKSPRLIMVAKKIRDV, encoded by the coding sequence ATGCCTGATCATAACTGGTTCAAAGATTGGTTCAATTCGCCTTACTATCATTTGCTGTATAAACACCGCGACGACGAGGAAGCATTGTCTTTTATACGCGCACTTATAAAGCAACTGAATCCTGCACCAGGCAGTAAGATATTGGATGTGGCCTGCGGCAAGGGAAGACACAGTAAGGTTTTGGCAGAATTGGGTTACGATGTTACGGGTATTGATCTTTCATTAGAATCTATTGAAGAAGCGAAAACTTTTGAAACTGATACACTGCATTTCTTTCAACACGATATGCGGCTTCCGTTTTGGATCAACTACTTTGATTATGCGTTCAATTTCTTCACGAGCTTTGGCTATTTCCGGACTTTGCGTGAACACGAAAATGCCATTCGCACCATTGCTCAAAGTATGCACTCACAGGGCGTTTTTGTAATGGATTACCTCAACGTTCATTATGCAGAAGACCGCCTGGAAAAAACGCATGAAAAGGAAATTGATGGCGTTGTTTTCAGGATCTCCAGGTGGCACAATGACGAACACTTTTTTAAGCAAATCCAGGTGAGTGAGAATGGAGTTATAAAGCACCTGTTTACAGAGAAAGTTGCCAAGTTCTCTCTAGGTGATTTTACAGATATGTTTGCTTACCAGGGAATGCAGATACAGGAAGTATTTGGTGATTACCATTTTGAACATTACGATGTAAGGAAGTCACCGAGATTGATCATGGTAGCGAAGAAGATAAGGGACGTTTGA
- a CDS encoding SDR family oxidoreductase: MQKSNDKKPIRKSQSQPRPGLQTRMTPEPVTAPQEAASGRLVGKVALISGGDSGIGKAVAILFAKEGADVAIMYLNEHEDAEDTRKQVEAFGKQCLLLPGDISKEKTSLGAVKKVVSKFGRIDILVNNAAIHYESKSLEEISTEQLTTTFATNIFSYFWLTKAALPHMGKGSSIINSTSVTAYRGSASLIDYASTKGAIVSFTRSLAHNVVEQGIRVNGVAPGPIWTPLIASSFDKKKVAKHGSDVPMKRAGEPAEVAPSYLFLASSDSSYMTGQILHPNGGEIVNG; the protein is encoded by the coding sequence ATGCAAAAGTCGAACGATAAAAAGCCTATTCGCAAATCACAATCACAACCTCGTCCGGGTTTACAAACACGGATGACACCAGAGCCGGTAACAGCACCACAGGAAGCTGCAAGCGGCAGGTTGGTGGGCAAGGTGGCATTGATATCAGGAGGTGATAGTGGGATAGGAAAAGCTGTAGCTATACTGTTTGCAAAAGAAGGTGCAGATGTTGCCATCATGTACTTAAATGAACATGAAGATGCAGAGGATACACGCAAACAGGTAGAAGCATTTGGTAAGCAATGTTTGCTTTTGCCGGGTGATATCTCTAAAGAGAAAACCAGCTTAGGTGCGGTTAAAAAAGTAGTATCAAAGTTTGGTCGTATAGATATACTGGTTAACAACGCTGCCATTCATTATGAAAGCAAATCGCTGGAGGAGATTTCTACCGAACAATTGACAACAACTTTTGCTACCAATATATTTTCTTACTTCTGGCTTACAAAAGCTGCTTTACCTCATATGGGTAAAGGAAGTTCTATTATCAACTCTACTTCAGTTACAGCATATAGAGGCAGTGCATCACTTATAGATTATGCAAGTACAAAAGGTGCAATAGTTTCCTTTACACGCAGCCTTGCACACAATGTAGTAGAACAAGGTATACGCGTTAATGGTGTAGCTCCCGGACCTATCTGGACACCATTGATCGCTTCTAGTTTCGACAAAAAGAAAGTGGCCAAACATGGTAGTGATGTACCAATGAAACGTGCAGGTGAGCCGGCTGAAGTTGCACCTTCTTATCTCTTTCTTGCCAGCAGCGATTCATCGTATATGACTGGCCAGATATTGCATCCTAATGGAGGAGAAATTGTAAACGGATAA
- the hisIE gene encoding bifunctional phosphoribosyl-AMP cyclohydrolase/phosphoribosyl-ATP diphosphatase HisIE, producing MKIDYAKYADGLVPCIVQDFATQKVLMLGFMNEAALQQTEEQGKVTFFSRTKNRLWTKGEESGNFLLVKEVLLDCDSDTLLIKAEPVGPVCHTGADTCFNEKNQSNEFLPYLEQIIDQRKQLAADKSYVASLFAKGINKIAQKVGEEAVELVIEAKDSNDDLFLNEAADLLFHYLLLLNAKGYKLRNVVEILQTRHSH from the coding sequence ATGAAGATTGATTACGCAAAATATGCTGACGGACTTGTTCCCTGTATTGTACAGGATTTTGCTACGCAAAAAGTACTGATGCTGGGTTTTATGAACGAAGCAGCGCTTCAGCAGACTGAAGAGCAGGGTAAGGTGACCTTCTTTAGCCGAACCAAGAACAGGCTATGGACCAAAGGGGAGGAAAGTGGAAACTTCCTGCTGGTAAAAGAGGTTTTACTGGACTGCGACTCAGATACGCTTCTCATAAAAGCGGAACCTGTAGGACCTGTATGTCATACCGGCGCCGATACTTGCTTCAATGAAAAAAACCAGTCAAACGAATTTCTTCCTTACCTGGAACAGATCATTGATCAACGAAAACAGCTGGCTGCCGATAAATCTTATGTAGCTTCTTTATTTGCAAAAGGCATCAATAAAATAGCACAAAAGGTAGGAGAAGAAGCAGTTGAGCTGGTAATTGAAGCCAAAGATTCGAATGATGATCTTTTCCTGAATGAAGCGGCTGACCTGCTGTTTCACTATTTACTTTTGCTTAACGCAAAAGGCTATAAATTGCGCAACGTCGTTGAGATACTTCAAACTCGTCATTCTCATTAA
- a CDS encoding phosphatase PAP2 family protein produces MYLLQAADNSFFEAIWAWISGIDKSFFLLINNTLTNSFFDSFFPIYRESNTWMPLYLFLFVLIVFNFRWKAMPWILFFIITVSVCDQFSSAFLKEFFGRLRPCRDPDFNQYVRLLVVHCPISGSFTSSHAANHFGMATFIIITLGKYLGKYRWAFWFWAGSIVYGQVYVGVHYPLDVIGGALVGIGIGTASGRFFNRRVGQLELDASPTGGL; encoded by the coding sequence ATGTACCTTTTGCAAGCGGCTGATAATTCTTTTTTTGAAGCTATATGGGCATGGATATCTGGTATCGATAAATCCTTTTTCCTGCTGATCAATAATACATTGACCAATTCATTTTTCGATTCATTTTTCCCCATCTATAGAGAATCTAATACATGGATGCCGCTTTACCTTTTCCTGTTTGTGCTGATCGTTTTTAATTTCAGGTGGAAGGCTATGCCATGGATATTGTTCTTCATCATCACGGTAAGCGTTTGCGACCAGTTTAGCAGTGCTTTCCTGAAAGAATTCTTTGGCAGGTTAAGACCATGTCGCGACCCGGATTTCAACCAGTATGTCCGGCTGCTTGTAGTTCACTGTCCTATCAGTGGAAGTTTTACAAGTTCACATGCGGCCAATCATTTTGGTATGGCAACATTTATCATAATAACCTTAGGAAAATACCTCGGAAAATATAGATGGGCATTTTGGTTTTGGGCAGGATCCATAGTGTATGGACAGGTGTATGTGGGCGTACATTATCCTTTAGATGTGATTGGTGGCGCTTTGGTAGGAATAGGTATCGGAACTGCTAGTGGCAGGTTCTTCAATAGAAGAGTTGGCCAACTTGAATTGGATGCGTCACCTACTGGAGGATTATGA
- a CDS encoding NAD(P)/FAD-dependent oxidoreductase, which produces MNHGKKIAIIGAGPAGLTAAYLLAKEKFDVTVFESDPTYVGGISRTEKYKGYHFDIGGHRFFSKSKEVEDFWTEILGDEMLDRPRSSRIFYNKKFFSYPLVAMEALQKLGVVESALCVASYLKAKAAPIKNPTNFEDWVTNQFGKRLFNIFFKTYTEKVWGIPCNQISADWAAQRIKGLSLSSAIMNALIKPKKQGKDKVIKTLIDTFRYPKNGPGQMWEVCAEKTIAFGGEIRMNTRVTSINNVAGEWEVELDGKTVEKGFDYVISSTPVRYLIPRIQPAMPKSAVEAANKLKYRDFLTVVVILRDEDAFDDNWIYIHDPSVKVGRVQNFKSWSPYMVPDPAMACYGLEYFCFEGDGMWTSKDEDLIELAKKEMAQIGLATPDKILEGYVVRQPKAYPVYDHEYSQHIETIKEGLKNYKGLYLVGRNGMHKYNNQDHSMMTAMLAVENIKAGKEVYNLWNVNQDAEYHEAGNRGAEEGGRMVPKAVS; this is translated from the coding sequence ATGAACCACGGGAAAAAAATTGCCATTATTGGCGCCGGCCCTGCAGGACTTACCGCTGCATATTTATTAGCCAAAGAAAAATTCGATGTAACCGTTTTTGAGAGTGATCCCACTTATGTTGGAGGTATTTCAAGAACTGAAAAGTATAAAGGTTACCATTTCGATATAGGGGGCCACCGCTTCTTTTCAAAAAGCAAAGAAGTTGAGGATTTTTGGACAGAGATACTTGGTGATGAAATGCTTGACAGGCCTCGCAGCTCACGCATTTTCTACAACAAGAAATTCTTCTCTTATCCATTGGTTGCAATGGAAGCTTTACAAAAACTGGGTGTGGTAGAGTCGGCTTTATGCGTAGCCAGCTACCTGAAAGCAAAAGCAGCACCTATAAAGAACCCAACCAATTTTGAAGACTGGGTAACCAACCAGTTTGGTAAAAGGCTGTTCAACATTTTCTTTAAAACCTATACGGAAAAAGTTTGGGGAATACCTTGTAACCAGATCTCGGCTGACTGGGCTGCACAGCGTATCAAAGGATTGTCGCTTTCTTCAGCTATCATGAATGCACTGATAAAGCCAAAGAAGCAAGGCAAGGACAAGGTGATCAAAACATTGATTGACACATTCCGCTATCCTAAAAATGGCCCTGGGCAAATGTGGGAAGTGTGCGCTGAAAAAACCATCGCTTTTGGTGGTGAAATAAGAATGAACACACGTGTTACTTCTATTAATAATGTTGCTGGAGAATGGGAAGTAGAATTGGATGGAAAAACAGTAGAGAAAGGATTTGATTATGTTATTTCCAGTACGCCTGTTCGATATCTTATTCCGCGTATTCAGCCGGCTATGCCTAAGTCTGCTGTAGAAGCTGCCAACAAACTGAAGTACCGCGATTTCCTTACTGTAGTAGTTATTCTGCGAGATGAAGATGCTTTTGATGATAACTGGATCTATATCCATGATCCATCAGTTAAAGTTGGTAGGGTACAGAACTTTAAATCGTGGAGCCCTTACATGGTACCTGATCCTGCTATGGCTTGCTATGGTTTGGAATACTTCTGCTTTGAAGGTGATGGTATGTGGACCAGCAAAGATGAAGACCTGATAGAGCTTGCAAAAAAAGAAATGGCTCAGATTGGTTTGGCTACGCCAGATAAAATACTGGAAGGATATGTTGTAAGACAGCCTAAGGCTTACCCTGTGTACGACCACGAATACAGCCAGCACATTGAAACCATAAAAGAAGGTTTAAAGAATTATAAAGGACTATACCTGGTAGGTAGAAATGGTATGCACAAATACAACAACCAAGATCATAGCATGATGACAGCTATGCTTGCAGTAGAAAACATCAAGGCAGGAAAAGAAGTTTACAACCTGTGGAATGTGAACCAGGATGCTGAATACCATGAAGCGGGTAACCGTGGAGCGGAAGAAGGCGGACGTATGGTTCCAAAAGCAGTTAGCTAA
- a CDS encoding DUF819 domain-containing protein: MDDKQTAFITNDAVVTGILLGILALVFYTASSKKNGWVKFYKIVPSILLCYFIPALLNTFNIINGEKSALYTIASRYFLPASLVLLTLGIDIPALRRLGGKSTIMFFAGTIGVMVGGPLALFIVGSINESVLLYKDEEAWKGLATIAGSWIGGGANQAAMLEVFGASKDLFSQVVVVDVMVGYLWTGILLYGSQHNEKINKWLGANSAAITELENKMEAIDNNRAVTKRGTREWILLLGAAFGLTAVSHFGADIIAPWFTKNYPASANYSLTSGFFWLVIIATTLGLIFSFTKARKLEQYGASDLGSVFLYFLVATIGMQMDLKAVLTSPTLFVIALIWIIIHIAILLVVAKWIKAPFFFVAVGSQANIGGAASAPIVAAAFNKYLAPVGVLLAILGYAVGTYGGYLCGLSLKYVSELLR, from the coding sequence ATGGATGACAAACAAACTGCTTTTATAACCAACGATGCTGTGGTTACAGGAATACTTTTAGGCATACTTGCCCTTGTTTTTTATACGGCTTCTTCTAAAAAAAACGGGTGGGTAAAGTTTTATAAGATCGTTCCCAGCATCCTTCTTTGCTACTTCATACCGGCTCTGCTCAATACGTTCAATATCATCAATGGCGAGAAGTCGGCACTATATACAATTGCTTCACGTTACTTTCTTCCTGCAAGCCTTGTATTGCTTACGCTGGGGATAGATATTCCTGCACTTCGCAGGCTGGGTGGTAAATCCACCATCATGTTTTTTGCCGGAACCATAGGTGTGATGGTTGGTGGTCCGCTGGCGCTTTTCATTGTAGGTTCTATAAATGAAAGTGTTCTTCTATACAAAGATGAAGAGGCATGGAAGGGATTGGCAACCATTGCCGGTAGTTGGATAGGTGGAGGCGCCAACCAGGCAGCCATGCTTGAAGTATTCGGCGCCAGCAAAGACCTGTTTAGCCAGGTGGTAGTAGTTGATGTAATGGTGGGCTATTTGTGGACGGGCATCCTACTATATGGCTCGCAGCACAACGAAAAAATAAACAAGTGGCTGGGAGCTAATAGTGCTGCCATAACAGAATTGGAGAACAAGATGGAGGCAATTGATAACAATCGTGCAGTGACAAAGAGGGGCACACGCGAATGGATACTTTTATTAGGAGCCGCTTTTGGCCTGACAGCCGTTTCGCATTTTGGAGCTGATATTATTGCTCCATGGTTCACCAAAAACTACCCTGCATCTGCCAATTACTCCCTTACCAGTGGCTTCTTTTGGTTGGTGATTATTGCTACTACTTTAGGATTGATTTTTTCTTTTACCAAGGCGCGTAAGCTGGAACAATATGGTGCGTCTGATCTTGGTTCGGTCTTTCTTTATTTCTTAGTAGCGACCATTGGTATGCAGATGGATCTTAAAGCTGTACTTACCTCTCCTACTTTATTTGTGATAGCGCTAATTTGGATCATCATTCATATAGCCATACTACTTGTAGTAGCTAAATGGATAAAAGCACCTTTCTTTTTTGTAGCTGTAGGAAGCCAGGCGAATATAGGCGGTGCAGCTTCGGCACCAATAGTTGCGGCAGCATTCAACAAATACCTTGCACCTGTGGGCGTGCTGCTGGCAATATTAGGCTACGCAGTAGGCACCTATGGGGGCTACCTGTGCGGGCTTTCTTTGAAGTATGTTTCGGAGTTGCTGCGATAA